In the Opitutia bacterium genome, one interval contains:
- a CDS encoding ABC transporter permease, whose protein sequence is MLSLFRQSVRSLSKSPGFSFVAIVILAAGIGASTAVFSVVHALLLTPLRYGQGDRLVQVQSVHPQQGVSPLAPATMLDVAAQARTLDAIAAQTYYYVNLTKSGTPALLTAAQVTANYFKLLAVAPLHGRTWTADEAKPGATPVVVLGQRLWETQFGARRDLIGETILLEDTPTTVIGIMPKSFGDPWGTAELFIPMPLGAETVKNRGSRYWSTFARLAPGVSLEQANAELAGVARDLERGFPENYRGWSLQAADLHRLIVGDYREALWIIVGAVACVMLITCANLAGLCLVRASARRKELAIRVSLGATRGQIAAQLLTESFLLSLAGGGGGVLIAHWGLAGLLALTDGWLPRGDEVAVNAPVLLATLGLTLLTGLAFGLAPVFTQARVDAQEALKDAHSATSRSAQRLRSSLVVAEIALALVLLVGAGVLGRNLYRILSRNPGIEASRVLSLTLTPPEKRYDTPEKRRDYYTRALAEVAAVPGVQSAAFTQTSPFRWGIPIALAPVPLAGEPRSENPPQVFYDSVSRDYFKTMGTPLRAGRSFSDADAPGAKPVVIISESTARRLFGEANPIGRELTPDLNGPVRFEIIGVAADIARTGLAAETPLQVYRSLQQRPTAFATLMVRTTLPPATLAKSVQAALWRVDADIPFSAITPMDQVVSRTATQPRLYLTLFAVFAGLALTLAAIGLYGLLAYSVAQRTREFGIRAALGANPSDVLQLILREGALLIGGGLALGLLGALGAARLLQQLLFSARAYDPLVFGGVAFLLAAVALLASLIPARRAARVAPMEALRTD, encoded by the coding sequence ATGTTGTCCCTCTTCCGCCAGTCGGTCCGCAGTCTCTCGAAATCCCCCGGCTTTTCGTTCGTCGCGATCGTCATTCTAGCCGCCGGCATCGGCGCATCGACTGCGGTGTTTTCCGTCGTCCACGCCCTGCTGCTCACGCCGCTGCGCTACGGCCAGGGCGACCGTCTCGTCCAAGTGCAGAGCGTCCACCCGCAGCAAGGCGTCTCTCCGCTCGCGCCGGCGACGATGCTCGATGTCGCCGCGCAAGCCCGGACCCTCGACGCGATCGCCGCGCAAACCTACTACTACGTCAACCTCACCAAGTCGGGCACTCCGGCGCTGCTGACCGCCGCGCAGGTTACCGCCAACTATTTCAAGCTCCTCGCCGTCGCGCCGCTGCACGGTCGCACGTGGACCGCCGACGAGGCCAAACCCGGCGCGACGCCGGTCGTCGTCCTCGGCCAGCGCCTCTGGGAAACGCAATTCGGCGCGCGCCGCGACCTGATCGGCGAGACCATCCTGCTCGAGGACACGCCAACGACCGTCATCGGCATCATGCCCAAATCTTTTGGCGACCCGTGGGGCACGGCCGAGCTTTTCATCCCGATGCCGCTCGGTGCGGAGACGGTCAAGAACCGCGGCTCGCGTTACTGGAGCACCTTCGCGCGCCTCGCGCCGGGTGTCTCGCTCGAACAGGCCAACGCCGAGCTCGCCGGCGTCGCGCGCGACCTCGAGCGCGGCTTCCCCGAAAATTACCGGGGCTGGTCGCTGCAGGCGGCCGACCTGCACCGCCTCATCGTGGGCGATTACCGCGAGGCGCTGTGGATCATCGTCGGCGCCGTCGCGTGCGTGATGCTCATCACCTGCGCCAATCTCGCGGGTCTCTGCCTCGTGCGCGCCTCCGCCCGCCGCAAGGAACTCGCCATCCGCGTCTCCCTCGGCGCCACGCGCGGCCAGATCGCCGCGCAATTGCTCACCGAGAGCTTCCTGCTCTCGCTCGCCGGCGGCGGCGGCGGCGTCCTGATCGCGCATTGGGGCCTCGCGGGACTTTTGGCACTGACCGACGGCTGGTTGCCGCGCGGCGACGAGGTCGCCGTCAACGCCCCCGTTCTCCTCGCCACTCTCGGCCTCACCTTGCTGACCGGACTCGCCTTCGGCCTCGCTCCCGTCTTCACACAGGCGCGCGTCGATGCGCAGGAAGCCCTCAAGGACGCCCACAGCGCCACCAGCCGCTCTGCGCAACGCCTCCGCTCCTCTCTCGTCGTCGCCGAGATCGCCCTCGCGCTCGTGCTCCTCGTCGGCGCCGGCGTGCTCGGGCGCAACCTCTACCGCATCCTGTCTCGCAATCCCGGCATCGAAGCCTCGCGCGTGCTCTCGCTCACGCTCACTCCGCCCGAGAAACGCTACGACACCCCGGAAAAGCGCCGCGATTACTACACCCGCGCGCTGGCCGAAGTCGCCGCGGTGCCCGGCGTGCAGTCCGCCGCCTTCACGCAAACCTCCCCGTTCCGCTGGGGCATTCCCATCGCGCTCGCACCGGTGCCGCTGGCCGGCGAGCCGCGCAGCGAGAATCCACCGCAGGTCTTCTACGACTCGGTCAGCCGCGACTATTTCAAAACCATGGGCACGCCGCTGCGCGCCGGACGCAGCTTCTCCGACGCCGACGCACCGGGCGCGAAACCGGTCGTGATCATCAGCGAATCGACCGCGCGCCGCCTCTTCGGCGAGGCCAATCCCATCGGCCGCGAACTCACGCCCGATCTGAACGGCCCCGTGCGCTTCGAGATCATCGGCGTTGCCGCCGACATCGCGCGCACCGGCCTCGCTGCCGAGACGCCGTTGCAGGTCTACCGCTCGCTCCAGCAACGCCCGACCGCGTTCGCGACGCTCATGGTGCGCACGACGCTTCCGCCCGCCACGCTGGCCAAATCGGTGCAGGCGGCCCTGTGGCGCGTCGACGCCGACATTCCGTTCTCGGCCATCACGCCGATGGATCAGGTCGTCAGCCGCACCGCCACGCAGCCGCGGCTCTACCTCACGCTGTTCGCCGTGTTCGCGGGATTGGCGCTCACGCTCGCCGCCATCGGCCTCTACGGCCTGCTCGCCTACTCCGTCGCGCAACGCACCCGCGAGTTCGGCATCCGCGCGGCGCTCGGCGCCAACCCGTCCGACGTGCTGCAACTCATCCTCCGCGAAGGAGCGCTGTTGATCGGCGGCGGACTCGCGCTCGGCCTGCTCGGCGCGCTCGGCGCGGCGCGTCTCCTCCAACAACTGCTCTTCTCCGCCCGCGCCTACGATCCGCTCGTCTTCGGTGGCGTCGCGTTCCTGCTGGCGGCGGTCGCCCTGTTGGCGTCCCTCATCCCGGCACGTCGCGCAGCCCGCGTCGCACCGATGGAGGCGCTGCGCACCGACTGA
- a CDS encoding ABC transporter permease, which produces MLSDLKFALRSLAKAPVFSLIAIVTLALGIGANSGVLSFLNVLLFKPLPLPHVQELVFFGEHSQQVPNMSVSYPNFVDWRERQKSFTHLGAFRGQSFNYVGPSETERINGAFFSSEMFLALGVAPIQGRWFSADEDKPGAERVAVISERFWQTSLGGRPDVLGAKLTLSGEIYSVVGVMPANFNFPTNSPDVWAPLGLLADSMRDRGSHPGLYCIGRLKPGVPLETARADMVAIAKQLEQQYPQSNTGNSVNMQTLVDRAVGQQRGAVWISFGAALGVLLIACANVANLLLARAAVRSREFAVRAALGAGRSRLIRLVLAESLLLGLAGTLLGLGAGYAVMQGIKTLIPANSPFVTQVAMDFNVLGLSVAIGVGTTILFGLVPALSGTKVNLNEALAAGGRSGNAVNARWRSLLVVGEFALTLMLLFASGLMIRTIHNLYRADLGLKTDRIVSFGYVMPGRDWQDAAKRTQLLDRALAELRQLPGVTHVALTNPLPLAGGGNQTFYLVEGEADPGAGKRPSTENNAASAAYFETMRIPLLRGRTFTDTEKPDDPASVIIDTKFAETHFAGQDPIGKRISLGLSPTGPNWSTIIGVVGHVQNYGIGENTRVQIYYPYRRLPPGSVSFVLRTQQDPASLAGAIRATMRKIEPTLPVFALRTMDELFDQSVTNERVMLRLLAVFAGIALLLAAIGLYGVLSYIVAQRTREVGVRMALGASAASVRQLMLGQGLRLALIGLGIGLLAAAGLGKLMSSVLYGVSPFDLLSLATVSVVLLAIGLFASWLPAHRATRINPVEALRAD; this is translated from the coding sequence ATGCTCTCCGACCTGAAATTCGCCCTCCGCTCGCTCGCCAAAGCTCCCGTCTTCTCGCTCATCGCCATCGTGACGCTCGCGCTCGGGATCGGCGCGAACTCCGGCGTCCTGAGTTTTCTGAACGTTCTTCTGTTCAAACCGCTGCCCCTGCCGCACGTGCAGGAACTCGTCTTCTTCGGCGAACACTCCCAGCAGGTCCCGAACATGTCGGTGTCCTACCCGAATTTCGTCGACTGGCGCGAGCGGCAGAAGAGCTTCACGCACCTCGGCGCGTTCCGCGGCCAGTCGTTCAACTACGTCGGCCCCTCCGAGACCGAGCGCATCAACGGCGCCTTTTTTTCCTCCGAGATGTTCCTGGCGCTCGGCGTCGCGCCCATCCAAGGCCGCTGGTTCTCCGCCGACGAGGACAAACCCGGCGCGGAACGCGTCGCCGTCATCAGCGAGCGCTTCTGGCAAACCTCGCTCGGCGGCCGTCCCGACGTGCTCGGCGCCAAGCTCACCCTCAGCGGCGAAATCTACTCCGTCGTCGGCGTCATGCCCGCCAACTTCAACTTTCCCACCAACTCGCCCGATGTGTGGGCGCCGCTCGGACTCCTCGCCGACTCGATGCGCGACCGCGGCAGCCATCCCGGCCTCTACTGCATCGGCCGCCTGAAGCCCGGCGTCCCGCTCGAGACCGCGCGCGCGGACATGGTCGCGATCGCGAAGCAACTCGAGCAGCAATACCCGCAGTCGAACACCGGCAACTCGGTCAACATGCAGACGCTCGTCGACCGCGCCGTCGGCCAGCAACGCGGCGCCGTCTGGATTTCCTTCGGTGCCGCCCTCGGCGTGCTGCTCATCGCCTGCGCCAACGTCGCGAACCTTCTCCTCGCCCGCGCCGCCGTTCGCTCGCGCGAGTTCGCCGTGCGCGCCGCGCTCGGAGCCGGTCGCAGCCGCCTCATCCGCCTCGTGCTCGCGGAGAGTCTCCTGCTCGGGCTCGCCGGCACCCTCCTCGGCCTCGGCGCCGGCTACGCCGTGATGCAGGGCATCAAGACCCTCATCCCCGCCAACTCGCCCTTCGTCACGCAGGTCGCGATGGATTTCAACGTGCTCGGCCTGTCGGTGGCGATCGGAGTCGGCACCACCATTCTCTTCGGTCTCGTGCCCGCGCTCTCGGGCACCAAGGTGAACCTCAACGAGGCTCTCGCCGCCGGCGGCCGCAGCGGCAACGCCGTCAACGCCCGCTGGCGCTCCCTCCTCGTCGTCGGCGAATTCGCCCTGACGCTCATGCTTCTCTTCGCGTCCGGCCTGATGATCCGGACCATCCACAACCTCTATCGCGCCGACCTCGGCCTCAAAACCGACCGCATCGTCAGCTTCGGCTACGTCATGCCGGGCCGCGACTGGCAGGACGCCGCCAAGCGCACCCAGCTCCTCGACCGCGCGCTCGCCGAACTCCGCCAGCTCCCCGGCGTCACGCACGTCGCGCTCACCAACCCGCTCCCGCTCGCGGGTGGCGGCAACCAGACGTTCTACCTCGTCGAAGGCGAAGCCGATCCCGGCGCGGGCAAGCGCCCGTCCACGGAAAACAACGCCGCCAGCGCCGCGTATTTCGAGACCATGCGCATCCCGCTGCTGCGCGGACGCACCTTCACCGACACCGAGAAGCCCGACGATCCCGCGAGCGTAATCATCGACACCAAGTTCGCCGAAACCCACTTCGCCGGACAGGATCCCATCGGCAAGCGCATCAGCCTCGGCCTCAGCCCCACCGGCCCGAATTGGTCGACGATCATCGGCGTCGTCGGCCACGTGCAAAACTACGGCATCGGCGAGAATACGCGCGTCCAAATCTATTACCCCTACCGCCGCCTCCCGCCGGGCTCCGTCAGTTTCGTGCTGCGCACGCAGCAGGACCCGGCCTCGCTCGCGGGCGCGATCCGCGCGACGATGCGGAAAATCGAACCGACCTTGCCCGTGTTCGCCCTGCGCACGATGGACGAGCTCTTCGACCAATCGGTCACGAACGAACGCGTCATGCTCCGGCTCCTCGCTGTCTTCGCCGGCATCGCCCTGCTGCTCGCCGCGATCGGACTCTACGGCGTGCTCAGCTACATCGTCGCGCAACGCACGCGCGAAGTCGGCGTGCGCATGGCGCTCGGCGCTTCCGCCGCCTCCGTGCGCCAGCTGATGCTCGGCCAGGGCCTGCGGCTCGCTCTCATCGGTCTCGGCATCGGCCTGCTCGCCGCCGCGGGCCTCGGCAAACTCATGAGCAGCGTCCTCTACGGCGTCTCGCCTTTCGACCTGCTCAGCCTTGCCACCGTCTCGGTTGTGCTGCTCGCGATCGGCCTCTTCGCCAGCTGGCTCCCCGCCCACCGCGCCACTCGCATCAATCCGGTCGAGGCGCTGCGCGCAGATTAA
- a CDS encoding ABC transporter permease, which translates to MLADLRLAIRQLHQSPGFTALAVLSLALGIGANAAVFSLVNEFLLRPLPVRAPEELVIFRNVEGPRGGLAQSVEGFGGMDIASGRYYTTSFSLGMIERFRAHPEVLSEVIAFVPSTESFVLVDGAPEIGLTAQLVSGNYFSGLGVSMQVGRPIASDDDRVSAQPVAVISHRFWQRRFAGSGDVLGRTVTYNNVPVTIIGVAARDFGGTSQVGEHSDIYLPLAQHGRFEPDSAEERSRLSTWWVRIMGRLAPGVTAAQARATLEPVFVATAQEGWRNAPPPPEGRGEMPGAPTLHADPGFQGERDYRQHYKDSLRLMQGLVGLVLLAACANVANLLLARGAARRREIAVRLALGASRVRIVRQLLAESLVLAAFSALAGLTLAASARGALIALQPFGSQSANLELPLDWRVVAFTVAAALITTVAFGLAPALRATKLDLTQEFQGGRGARGARSRLSRALMATQLALSLVLLVCLTLLLGSLRNLERVDAGFNRRSLLLFNFNLTAAGFDEAQTRNFRDRAQERLAALPGVRGVTFSRVPVLSHHRQTSSVLIPGVTPPKGASGLEAHFNAVAPNFFSVLELPLVLGRGFTAADGPSSPKVAIVNETFARLYLAGAYPLGLRFHYPGDDKNEFEIVGVARDAKYADLRSEVPPTVYLSAAQRDGGYTFYTIRYSGSAEALTGSVREAIRTLAPQIPVLNLRTMDQQVDMLHSEERLFAKLAGLFGALSLLLTSVGLYGLMSYLIARRTSEIGVRMALGALPIHILRQFIGEAGAMVATGVAAGGLAAWGVAQLLRQMLYGLTPADPSAYAIAAAGLGLAALVTAAVPAWRASRVSPSEALRAD; encoded by the coding sequence ATGCTCGCCGACCTGCGCCTCGCCATCCGTCAACTCCATCAGAGTCCCGGTTTCACCGCCCTAGCCGTCCTATCGCTCGCCCTCGGCATCGGCGCCAACGCCGCCGTCTTCAGCCTGGTGAACGAGTTTCTCCTCCGCCCGCTACCGGTGCGCGCGCCGGAGGAGTTGGTCATCTTTCGCAACGTCGAGGGACCGCGCGGCGGACTCGCGCAATCCGTCGAAGGTTTCGGCGGCATGGACATCGCCAGCGGTCGCTACTACACGACTTCATTTTCGCTGGGGATGATCGAGCGCTTCCGCGCCCACCCGGAAGTGCTCTCCGAAGTCATCGCCTTCGTGCCATCCACTGAGAGCTTCGTTCTCGTGGACGGCGCCCCGGAAATCGGCCTCACCGCGCAACTCGTGTCAGGAAACTATTTTTCGGGGCTGGGGGTTTCGATGCAGGTCGGCCGCCCGATCGCGAGCGACGATGATCGCGTCTCGGCGCAACCGGTCGCCGTGATTTCCCATCGATTCTGGCAGCGCCGCTTCGCCGGCTCAGGCGATGTGCTTGGCCGCACCGTGACCTACAACAACGTCCCGGTCACCATCATCGGTGTAGCTGCGCGCGATTTTGGAGGCACCAGCCAAGTCGGCGAACACAGCGACATCTATCTTCCCCTGGCCCAACACGGGCGCTTCGAACCGGACAGCGCCGAAGAGCGCTCGCGGCTTTCCACCTGGTGGGTCCGCATCATGGGGCGGCTCGCGCCGGGTGTGACTGCGGCGCAGGCCCGCGCCACGCTTGAACCGGTCTTCGTGGCCACCGCGCAAGAGGGCTGGCGCAACGCGCCGCCTCCGCCCGAGGGACGCGGCGAGATGCCCGGCGCGCCTACCCTGCACGCCGACCCCGGTTTCCAAGGTGAGCGCGACTATCGCCAGCACTACAAGGACTCCCTGCGTCTCATGCAGGGTCTCGTCGGCCTCGTGCTCCTCGCCGCCTGCGCCAACGTCGCCAATCTCCTCCTCGCGCGCGGCGCCGCCCGCCGTCGCGAGATTGCCGTCCGCCTCGCACTCGGAGCGAGCCGAGTGCGCATCGTGCGCCAACTCCTCGCCGAAAGTCTGGTTCTCGCGGCGTTTTCCGCGCTGGCCGGTCTCACGCTCGCCGCCTCGGCCCGGGGCGCATTGATCGCCTTGCAACCGTTCGGCAGCCAGTCCGCGAATTTGGAACTGCCGCTCGATTGGCGCGTCGTCGCGTTCACGGTCGCGGCCGCCTTGATCACCACGGTGGCCTTCGGCCTCGCGCCCGCGCTGCGCGCCACGAAGCTCGATCTCACGCAAGAATTCCAAGGCGGTCGCGGTGCCCGCGGCGCGCGTTCGCGTCTCAGTCGCGCGCTGATGGCGACGCAGCTGGCTCTGTCACTCGTGCTGCTCGTCTGCCTGACGCTGTTGCTCGGCTCGCTCCGCAACCTCGAGCGCGTGGACGCCGGCTTCAACCGGCGCTCCCTCCTTCTTTTCAATTTCAATCTCACCGCCGCCGGCTTCGACGAGGCGCAGACGCGAAATTTCCGTGATCGGGCGCAGGAGCGTCTCGCGGCATTGCCTGGTGTGCGTGGAGTCACGTTCTCGCGCGTGCCGGTGTTGTCGCATCACAGGCAGACAAGTTCGGTCCTCATTCCGGGCGTGACGCCGCCCAAAGGCGCCAGCGGACTCGAAGCGCACTTCAACGCCGTGGCGCCGAACTTCTTCTCGGTGCTCGAACTGCCACTGGTGCTCGGCCGAGGTTTCACGGCTGCGGACGGTCCGTCCTCTCCCAAGGTGGCGATCGTCAACGAGACCTTCGCGCGCCTCTACCTGGCGGGCGCCTATCCGCTCGGCTTGCGCTTCCACTATCCCGGAGACGACAAGAACGAGTTCGAGATCGTCGGCGTCGCCCGCGACGCGAAATATGCCGATCTCCGCTCGGAGGTGCCGCCCACAGTGTATCTCAGCGCCGCGCAGCGTGACGGCGGATACACTTTCTACACGATTCGCTACTCGGGCTCGGCCGAGGCCTTGACGGGGTCTGTCCGCGAAGCGATTCGCACGCTCGCTCCGCAAATCCCCGTGTTGAATCTCCGCACGATGGACCAGCAGGTCGACATGTTGCACAGCGAGGAACGACTCTTCGCCAAGCTGGCCGGATTGTTCGGCGCGCTCTCGTTGCTGCTCACGTCGGTCGGGCTCTACGGTCTCATGTCCTACCTCATCGCGCGCCGCACGAGCGAGATTGGCGTGCGGATGGCGCTTGGCGCCTTGCCGATCCATATCCTTCGCCAGTTCATCGGCGAAGCCGGTGCGATGGTGGCGACTGGCGTCGCGGCGGGCGGCCTCGCCGCGTGGGGCGTCGCGCAGCTGCTGCGCCAGATGCTCTACGGCCTCACTCCCGCCGATCCCTCGGCTTACGCGATCGCCGCGGCTGGACTTGGTCTGGCAGCTCTCGTCACGGCGGCCGTGCCGGCCTGGCGCGCCTCCCGCGTGAGCCCCAGCGAAGCGCTGCGCGCCGACTGA
- a CDS encoding DUF3788 family protein — protein sequence MLTNAFINHPRAPTSTELSAALQSAQPVWDEFLSGLMHEGVATTREWKCHSPKWGWSLRVLQRQRTIVWLSPGRGGFNVTFILGNKAVAAARAARLPQIVRQALATALRYPEGTGLRLVVKSPRSLPALRRLAAIKSTH from the coding sequence GTGCTCACCAACGCCTTCATCAACCATCCGCGCGCACCGACATCGACGGAGCTCTCCGCGGCATTGCAATCCGCGCAGCCAGTCTGGGACGAATTTCTCTCCGGCTTGATGCACGAGGGCGTCGCCACGACGCGCGAATGGAAATGTCATTCGCCGAAGTGGGGCTGGTCGTTGCGCGTGCTGCAGCGCCAGCGCACGATCGTCTGGCTGTCCCCCGGCCGCGGCGGCTTCAACGTCACCTTCATCCTCGGCAACAAGGCCGTCGCCGCTGCACGCGCGGCGCGGCTGCCTCAAATCGTCCGCCAGGCGCTCGCCACGGCGCTGCGTTACCCCGAAGGCACCGGCCTCCGCCTCGTCGTCAAATCTCCCCGCAGCCTCCCGGCTCTGCGCCGGCTCGCCGCGATCAAATCCACCCACTGA
- a CDS encoding ABC transporter permease: MPHVIRFALRSLRKSPGFTAATILTLALGIGATTAIFSVLYAVLLRPFPYPHADQLVVLWQKGPQMEMSISWPTVQDWMNEQQTFSALAVHRRDRFNLSGAGQLPENVNGAYVSASLFDVAQLPPLRGRYFGRDDDKAGAAPVVVISEKLWERRFGRNPSLLGTTIPVDGVQRTVIGIAPAALALPRLAEVWVPIFPYAATQQSWQSRGNNPGLYSFGRLKPGVTLQQAAADMERIYVGLRPNYPGNLTGVGARLQAYSENQTNSYSAGLWSLLAATAFVLAIACANVASLFITRGIQQERDYAVRAALGASRAQLIRQMLAESLLVGLAGGVLALLVASGALQLIRSLIPADNVRFQSISLNFWVLGFSFVLAIVSGVLAGLWPALKISRTDVRGALHDGGRGSTAGGGVRQILVGAQVALTLVLLSVSGLILRSLERMQSADLGFDATSTLTFQISLPGSRYGSDDARRRDFYLHLLDELKALPGVKTAAVNTTPPLNTGWQSSFAVEGVHRLEQNDLPLAEMGIVSDDYFATLKVPLLKGRAFGPQDMTGPSVAIVDESFARKFWPGQDPLGKRIHWGFSDDESRNWFTVVGIAPTLKVYGYGEPPSRPQAYVSLRQFAWQQKTGLIRTEGNPRLLERQIRELVGKLDPELAIFDLSTMQEDVASTYQNTTLQSRLLTGFSVLAFVLALTGLYGVVAYGVNTRRREIGVRMALGADSGNVVGLMLRQGMLPLAIGAGIGLVGALAAGRALKAQLFEVSPFDPATLGVATVLLALAAALASWLPARRAARVNPVEALRAD; this comes from the coding sequence ATGCCGCACGTCATCCGCTTCGCGTTGCGCTCCCTGCGCAAGTCCCCCGGCTTCACCGCTGCCACGATTCTCACGCTCGCGCTGGGCATCGGCGCGACCACGGCGATTTTCTCCGTCCTCTACGCCGTGCTCCTCCGGCCGTTCCCCTACCCGCACGCCGACCAACTCGTGGTGCTCTGGCAGAAGGGTCCGCAAATGGAGATGTCGATCTCCTGGCCCACCGTGCAGGACTGGATGAACGAGCAGCAGACGTTCAGCGCCCTCGCCGTCCACCGCCGCGACCGCTTCAACCTCTCCGGCGCCGGCCAGCTGCCCGAAAACGTCAACGGCGCCTACGTCTCCGCCTCTCTCTTCGACGTCGCCCAGCTTCCGCCCCTGCGCGGCCGCTACTTCGGCCGCGACGACGACAAAGCCGGTGCCGCGCCCGTCGTCGTGATTTCAGAAAAACTCTGGGAGCGTCGCTTCGGCCGCAATCCGTCGCTCCTCGGCACGACCATCCCGGTCGACGGCGTGCAGCGCACCGTCATCGGCATCGCGCCCGCCGCGCTCGCGCTCCCGCGCCTAGCCGAGGTCTGGGTGCCGATCTTCCCTTATGCCGCGACGCAGCAGAGCTGGCAGTCCCGCGGCAACAACCCCGGCCTCTACAGCTTCGGCCGCTTGAAGCCCGGCGTGACACTGCAGCAAGCCGCCGCCGACATGGAGCGCATCTACGTCGGCCTGCGCCCGAATTACCCCGGAAATCTCACCGGCGTCGGCGCGCGCCTCCAGGCCTACTCGGAGAACCAGACCAACTCCTACAGTGCCGGACTGTGGTCGCTGCTCGCCGCGACGGCGTTCGTTCTCGCCATCGCCTGCGCCAACGTCGCGAGCCTATTCATCACCCGCGGCATCCAGCAGGAACGCGACTACGCCGTCCGCGCCGCGCTCGGCGCCAGCCGCGCGCAACTCATCCGCCAGATGCTCGCCGAGTCGCTGCTCGTCGGCCTTGCCGGCGGCGTGCTCGCGCTGCTCGTGGCGAGCGGAGCGCTCCAGCTCATCCGTTCGTTGATCCCGGCCGACAACGTTCGCTTCCAGTCGATCTCGCTCAATTTCTGGGTGCTCGGCTTCTCTTTCGTCCTCGCGATCGTCTCCGGCGTGCTCGCCGGCTTGTGGCCGGCCCTGAAAATCTCGCGCACCGACGTCCGCGGCGCCCTGCACGACGGCGGACGCGGTTCGACCGCGGGCGGCGGCGTGCGGCAGATTCTCGTCGGGGCCCAGGTCGCGCTCACCCTCGTGCTGCTCAGTGTCAGCGGGTTGATCCTGCGCAGCCTCGAGCGGATGCAAAGCGCCGACCTGGGCTTCGACGCGACCTCCACGCTCACCTTCCAAATCTCGCTCCCGGGCAGCCGCTACGGCAGCGACGACGCGCGCCGACGGGACTTCTACCTGCACCTGCTCGACGAGTTGAAGGCCCTGCCGGGCGTCAAGACCGCCGCCGTCAACACCACCCCGCCGCTCAACACCGGCTGGCAATCGAGCTTCGCCGTCGAAGGCGTGCATCGCCTCGAGCAAAACGATCTTCCGCTCGCCGAGATGGGCATCGTCAGCGACGACTACTTCGCCACCTTGAAAGTGCCGCTGCTGAAAGGCCGCGCGTTCGGGCCGCAGGACATGACCGGCCCGAGCGTCGCCATCGTCGACGAAAGTTTCGCCCGCAAATTCTGGCCCGGCCAAGACCCGCTCGGGAAACGCATTCACTGGGGCTTCAGCGACGATGAGAGCCGCAACTGGTTCACCGTCGTCGGCATCGCCCCGACGCTCAAAGTCTACGGCTACGGCGAACCGCCCTCGCGGCCCCAGGCCTACGTTTCGCTCCGGCAATTCGCGTGGCAGCAGAAGACCGGTCTCATCCGCACCGAAGGCAACCCGCGCCTCCTCGAACGCCAGATCCGCGAACTCGTCGGCAAACTCGACCCCGAACTCGCGATCTTCGATCTCAGCACGATGCAGGAGGACGTCGCCTCCACCTACCAAAACACGACCCTGCAATCGCGCCTGCTCACCGGCTTTTCGGTCCTCGCCTTCGTCCTCGCTCTCACCGGCCTCTACGGCGTCGTCGCCTACGGCGTGAACACGCGCCGCCGCGAGATCGGCGTGCGCATGGCGCTCGGCGCCGACAGCGGCAACGTCGTCGGCCTGATGCTCCGCCAAGGCATGCTCCCGCTCGCCATCGGCGCCGGCATCGGCCTCGTCGGCGCGCTCGCCGCCGGCCGCGCCCTGAAGGCGCAACTGTTCGAGGTGTCGCCCTTCGATCCCGCCACGCTCGGCGTCGCGACCGTTCTCCTCGCGCTCGCCGCCGCGCTCGCCAGCTGGCTGCCCGCCCGCCGCGCCGCCCGCGTGAACCCCGTCGAAGCCCTCCGCGCCGACTGA
- a CDS encoding sigma-70 family RNA polymerase sigma factor, which yields MTDSGPTSNPVPELTLASDPAALLALVYDELRKLAAAKLARESAAFTLQPTALVHEAWLRLGGDRQPTWANRRHFFAAAAESMRRILIDSARRKHAARRGAGATKVSADSTGFDLAAPADDDELILVNDALDALAAHDARKAELVKLKYFGGLTLDEAADTLEISHRTAKRDWAYARAWLFNEITRLRG from the coding sequence GTGACCGATTCCGGCCCCACGTCCAACCCCGTCCCGGAGCTCACCCTCGCGAGCGACCCGGCGGCGCTGCTCGCACTGGTCTACGACGAACTCCGAAAGCTGGCCGCCGCCAAACTCGCGCGCGAGTCGGCCGCGTTCACGCTTCAACCCACGGCGCTGGTGCACGAGGCCTGGCTGCGCCTCGGCGGCGACCGGCAGCCGACCTGGGCCAACCGCCGCCACTTCTTCGCGGCCGCCGCCGAAAGCATGCGGCGCATCCTGATCGACAGCGCCCGGCGCAAGCACGCCGCGCGACGCGGCGCCGGTGCCACCAAGGTCAGCGCCGACTCGACGGGCTTCGACCTCGCGGCGCCCGCGGACGACGACGAGCTGATCCTCGTCAACGACGCCCTCGACGCCCTCGCCGCGCACGACGCCCGCAAGGCCGAGCTGGTGAAACTGAAATACTTCGGCGGCCTCACGCTCGACGAAGCCGCCGACACCTTGGAAATTTCCCACCGCACCGCCAAACGCGACTGGGCCTACGCTCGCGCCTGGCTGTTCAACGAAATCACCCGACTCCGCGGCTGA